One Triticum dicoccoides isolate Atlit2015 ecotype Zavitan chromosome 5B, WEW_v2.0, whole genome shotgun sequence genomic window carries:
- the LOC119311912 gene encoding subtilisin-like protease SBT1.7, translating to MQCHGRRSALFAVAVAVAAAIVAAAAAAEVVHDGRRTYIVHCSHAAMPSEFAAHGDWYASSLQSVSGGAAAVIYTYDTLLHGYSARLTGAEARALEAQPGVLLVNPETRYELHTTRTPEFLGLDRAEALFPESNTASDVIVGVLDTGVWPERPSYDDAGFGPVPAGWKGKCEGGSDFNSSACNRKLIGARYFLAGYEASKGPVDTSKESRSPRDNDGHGTHTSSTAAGSAVRGADLLGYASGTAKGMAPRARVATYKVCWVGGCFSSDILKGMEVAVADGVDVLSLSLGGGTSDYYRDSIAVGAYSAMERGIFVSCSAGNAGPGAASLTNGAPWITTVGAGTLDRDFPAYVTLGNGNKYNGVSLYNGKQLPTTPVPFIYAGNASNSSMGALCMTGTLIPAKVAGKIVLCDRGTNARVQKGFVVRDAGGAGMVLANTAANGEELVADAHILPGAGVGERAGNAMRTYASSDPKPTANIVFAGTKVGIQPSPVVAAFSSRGPNTVTPGILKPDLIAPGVNILAAWSGSVGPSGIAGDDRRTSFNIISGTSMSCPHVSGLAALLRSAHQDWSPAAIRSALMTTAYAAYPNGDGLLDVATERAATPLDMGAGHVDPSKAVDPGLVYDLTAADYLDFLCAIEYEPAQIAALTKHSSDHCSANRTYSVAALNYPSFSATFPAAGGTEKHTRTLTNVGKPGTYKVTAAAAAGGTAIKVSVEPSTLSFSKVGEKKSYTVSFGAGGKPSGTNGFGRLVWSSEHHVVASPILATWT from the coding sequence ATGCAGTGCCATGGCAGGAGATCTGCGCTCTtcgccgtggccgtggccgtggccgcggccatcgtggcggcggcggctgcggcggaggTCGTGCACGATGGCCGGAGGACTTACATCGTGCACTGCTCGCACGCCGCCATGCCCAGCGAGTTCGCGGCGCACGGCGACTGGTACGCCTCGTCGCTGCAGTCCGTGTCCGGCGGCGCCGCCGCGGTGATCTACACCTACGACACCCTGCTCCACGGCTACTCGGCGCGGCTCACCGGCGCGGAGGCCCGGGCGCTGGAGGCGCAGCCCGGCGTGCTGCTCGTCAACCCGGAGACGCGGTACGAGCTGCACACCACCCGGACCCCGGAGTTCCTCGGGCTGGACAGGGCGGAGGCGCTCTTCCCCGAGTCCAACACCGCCAGCGACGTCATCGTCGGCGTGCTGGACACCGGCGTGTGGCCGGAGCGGCCCAGCTACGACGACGCGGGCTTCGGCCCCGTGCCGGCGGGCTGGAAAGGCAAGTGCGAGGGCGGGAGCGACTTCAACTCCTCCGCGTGCAACCGGAAGCTCATCGGCGCCAGGTACTTCCTCGCCGGGTACGAGGCGTCCAAGGGCCCCGTGGACACGTCCAAGGAGTCGCGCTCCCCCAGGGACAACGACGGCCACGGCACGCACACCTCCAGCACGGCGGCGGGCTCCGCCGTCCGCGGCGCCGACCTGCTGGGCTACGCGTCGGGCACGGCCAAGGGCATGGCGCCGCGCGCGCGCGTGGCCACGTACAAGGTGTGCTGGGTCGGCGGCTGCTTCAGCTCCGACATCCTCAAGGGCATggaggtggccgtcgccgacggcgtgGACGTGCTCTCCCTGTCCCTCGGCGGTGGCACGTCTGACTACTACCGCGACAGCATCGCCGTGGGCGCGTACAGCGCCATGGAAAGGGGAATATTTGTGTCCTGCTCGGCCGGGAATGCCGGGCCGGGCGCGGCGTCGCTGACGAACGGCGCGCCATGGATCACCACCGTGGGCGCGGGGACGCTCGACCGCGACTTCCCCGCCTACGTCACCCTCGGCAACGGTAACAAGTACAACGGCGTCTCCCTGTACAACGGCAAGCAATTGCCCACCACGCCGGTGCCGTTCATCTACGCAGGGAACGCGTCGAACAGCAGCATGGGCGCGCTCTGCATGACGGGCACCCTCATCCCTGCCAAGGTCGCCGGCAAGATCGTCCTCTGCGACCGCGGCACCAACGCCAGGGTCCAGAAGGGATTCGTCGTCAGAGATGCCGGTGGTGCCGGCATGGTGCTCGCCAACACCGCCGCCAACGGCGAGGAGCTGGTCGCCGACGCGCACATTCTCCCGGGCGCCGGCGTCGGAGAGAGGGCCGGCAACGCCATGAGAACCTACGCGTCGTCCGATCCAAAGCCGACGGCCAACATAGTGTTCGCTGGCACGAAGGTTGGGATCCAGCCGTCGCCCGTCGTGGCCGCCTTCTCGTCGAGGGGGCCGAACACCGTGACGCCGGGCATCCTCAAGCCGGACCTGATCGCGCCGGGGGTGAACATCCTCGCGGCGTGGTCCGGATCCGTCGGCCCATCAGGGATCGCCGGCGACGACCGGCGCACCAGCTTCAACATCATATCGGGCACGTCCATGTCGTGCCCGCACGTGAGCGGGCTGGCGGCGCTGCTCCGGTCGGCGCACCAGGACTGGAGCCCGGCGGCCATCCGGTCGGCGCTGATGACCACGGCGTACGCCGCGTACCCCAACGGCGACGGCCTCCTCGACGTGGCGACCGAGCGCGCGGCCACGCCGCTGGACATGGGGGCCGGCCACGTCGACCCCAGCAAGGCGGTGGACCCGGGGCTGGTgtacgacctcaccgccgccgactACCTGGACTTCCTCTGCGCCATCGAGTACGAGCCGGCGCAGATCGCCGCGCTCACCAAGCACTCGTCGGACCACTGCAGCGCCAACCGCACGTACTCCGTGGCGGCGCTGAACTACCCGTCGTTCTCGGCCACGTTCCCCGCGGCGGGCGGCACGGAGAAGCACACCCGCACGCTGACCAACGTCGGGAAGCCCGGCACGTACAAGGtgacggcggccgcggcggcgggcggcacgGCGATCAAGGTGTCGGTGGAGCCGTCGACGCTGAGCTTCAGCAAGGTGGGCGAGAAGAAGAGCTACACCGTGAGCTTCGGGGCGGGCGGGAAGCCGTCGGGCACCAACGGGTTCGGCCGGCTGGTCTGGTCCAGCGAGCACCACGTGGTGGCCAGCCCGATCCTGGCGACGTGGACCTGA